One stretch of Streptomyces sp. A2-16 DNA includes these proteins:
- a CDS encoding IucA/IucC family protein, with translation MNTTPTPHGPTPTHPRNSSDTAPAPQRLSRPDRTPPQSGPPQQERLRDATADPLNHPDPHAAAEAATVENLLRCWVRETDLPAPASGTLRIPLPASGTSLLVPVHYWSPTGWHRFGLPRLANVSEQAPPVDSVTVAALLTRESPAAEAPGSARGADLVARVADSVRRTATFVRERRENPDDGPDLFLSAEQALVLGHPLHPAPKSREGLSEAEAALYSPELGGSFPLHWLAVDPSLLATDSAWTERGRPVTAAQLTQRLAGPDLPLPDGHTALPLHPWQLREVWHRPESAPLFATGLLRDLGAHGSPWYPTSSVRTVHRSGAPAMLKLSLGLRITNSRRENLRKELHRGVEVHRLLRGGLSKEWQAAHPAFDIVRDPAWLAVDGPDGSPVPGIDVMIRHNPFSPSHDVSCIAGLVSSRPHARAGTAGDRPDRGRPESDRPAWRSRLGEVVTRLAARTGRPRGAVAAEWFLRYLEHVVRPVLWLDGEAGIALEAHQQNTLVLLDGDGWPAGGRYRDNQGYYFRESRRAELDARLPGIGAHSDTFVSDEVTDERFVYYLAINNVLGLVGAFGSQRLADERLLLAAFRRFLAGVASGPTRLRSTLPGRLLDSPVLRCKANLLTRVHGLDELVGPVDTQSVYVTIANPLHS, from the coding sequence TTGAACACCACCCCCACCCCCCACGGCCCCACCCCCACGCATCCGCGTAACTCCTCCGACACAGCGCCCGCCCCACAACGCCTCTCCCGCCCGGACCGCACCCCGCCCCAGAGCGGGCCGCCTCAACAGGAACGCCTGCGTGACGCCACCGCAGACCCCCTGAACCACCCTGACCCGCACGCTGCCGCCGAAGCCGCGACCGTGGAGAATCTGCTGCGCTGCTGGGTGCGCGAGACCGACCTGCCGGCCCCTGCGAGCGGCACGCTCCGCATCCCCCTCCCCGCCAGTGGCACCTCCCTCCTCGTCCCCGTCCACTACTGGTCCCCGACGGGCTGGCACCGCTTCGGCCTCCCCCGTCTCGCCAACGTCTCCGAACAGGCCCCGCCGGTCGATTCCGTCACCGTCGCGGCGCTGCTCACCCGAGAGTCGCCGGCTGCGGAAGCCCCCGGTTCCGCACGCGGCGCCGACCTCGTGGCCAGGGTGGCCGACTCCGTCCGCCGCACTGCCACCTTCGTCCGCGAGCGCCGCGAGAACCCCGACGACGGCCCCGATCTCTTCCTCAGCGCCGAACAGGCGCTCGTCCTCGGCCACCCTCTGCACCCGGCCCCGAAGAGCCGCGAAGGTCTCTCCGAGGCCGAAGCGGCCCTGTACTCACCCGAATTGGGCGGCTCCTTCCCCCTGCACTGGCTCGCTGTCGACCCCTCGCTCCTCGCCACGGACTCGGCCTGGACCGAGCGCGGTCGCCCCGTCACCGCCGCTCAGCTCACCCAACGCCTGGCCGGCCCCGACCTGCCGCTGCCGGACGGACACACCGCCCTGCCGCTTCACCCCTGGCAACTCCGAGAGGTCTGGCACCGTCCGGAGTCCGCCCCTCTCTTCGCCACCGGACTGCTTCGAGACCTGGGCGCCCACGGCTCTCCCTGGTACCCCACCTCTTCCGTACGCACTGTCCATCGATCCGGTGCTCCCGCCATGCTCAAGCTCTCCCTGGGCCTGCGCATCACCAACTCCCGACGCGAGAACCTCCGAAAGGAACTCCATCGTGGTGTCGAGGTGCACCGGCTCCTGCGCGGCGGCCTGTCCAAGGAGTGGCAGGCGGCCCACCCGGCGTTCGACATCGTCCGTGATCCGGCCTGGCTCGCCGTCGACGGACCCGACGGCAGTCCCGTCCCCGGAATCGACGTGATGATCCGGCACAACCCTTTCAGTCCTTCGCACGACGTCTCCTGCATCGCAGGACTCGTCTCATCCCGCCCCCACGCCCGAGCTGGTACCGCCGGGGACCGACCGGACAGAGGCCGCCCGGAGTCGGACCGACCGGCCTGGCGGTCCCGGCTGGGCGAAGTCGTCACCCGCCTTGCCGCCCGCACCGGCCGCCCGCGAGGTGCCGTCGCCGCCGAGTGGTTCCTGCGCTACCTGGAACACGTCGTCCGCCCGGTGCTGTGGCTCGACGGCGAGGCGGGGATCGCGCTGGAAGCACACCAGCAGAACACCTTGGTCCTGCTGGACGGCGACGGCTGGCCCGCCGGTGGCCGCTACCGCGACAACCAGGGCTACTACTTCCGCGAGTCCCGACGAGCGGAACTCGACGCCCGGCTGCCCGGCATCGGCGCGCACAGCGACACCTTCGTCTCCGACGAGGTCACCGACGAACGCTTCGTCTACTACCTCGCGATCAACAACGTCCTCGGCCTCGTCGGTGCCTTCGGCTCCCAGCGCCTGGCTGACGAACGGCTGCTGCTGGCCGCCTTCCGCCGCTTCCTCGCCGGCGTGGCCTCCGGACCCACCCGACTGCGTTCCACGCTCCCCGGCCGCCTGCTCGACTCACCCGTCCTGCGCTGCAAGGCCAATCTGCTGACCCGCGTGCACGGCCTGGACGAGCTCGTCGGACCGGTCGACACCCAGTCCGTCTACGTCACGATCGCCAACCCCCTTCACTCCTGA
- a CDS encoding GNAT family N-acetyltransferase, giving the protein MSPPDAPADAVPAPLPDFGSGTRPDPGVDGSAGGAGRSTDHEDTLDLRLPDELIALFDAGPSSAAAAAAAGPAPASGTDPVAGHGQLAPGDSAGLPASGTSAGDDLLDGVAEWGPITTPAGPFQLVPVRVERDLPLICRWMNDPAVAAFWELAGPQNVTEDHLRSQLGGDRRSVPCLGVLEGVPMSYWEIYRADLDPLARHYPARPHDTGIHLLLGAVSDRGRGLGSALLRAVADLVLDKRPACARVIAEPDLRNIPSVTAFLSAGFRFSAEMDLPAKRAALVIRDRSLRDLM; this is encoded by the coding sequence GTGTCTCCCCCCGACGCCCCTGCCGACGCCGTGCCCGCTCCCTTGCCCGACTTCGGCTCCGGCACCCGCCCCGACCCGGGCGTGGACGGGTCTGCCGGGGGCGCCGGACGGAGTACCGACCACGAGGACACACTGGATCTGCGCCTGCCGGACGAACTCATCGCGCTCTTCGACGCCGGACCGTCCTCCGCAGCCGCAGCCGCAGCCGCAGGCCCAGCCCCAGCAAGCGGCACCGACCCCGTGGCCGGACACGGGCAACTGGCCCCGGGTGACAGCGCCGGGCTCCCCGCCTCAGGCACCTCGGCCGGCGATGACCTGCTCGACGGGGTCGCCGAGTGGGGCCCGATCACGACCCCCGCAGGCCCGTTCCAACTCGTGCCCGTGCGCGTTGAACGCGACCTTCCCCTCATCTGCCGCTGGATGAACGACCCCGCCGTCGCCGCGTTCTGGGAGCTGGCCGGGCCCCAGAACGTGACGGAGGACCACCTGCGGTCCCAACTGGGCGGCGACAGGCGCAGCGTCCCCTGCCTGGGGGTACTGGAAGGCGTCCCCATGAGCTATTGGGAGATCTACCGGGCAGACCTGGATCCGCTGGCCCGCCACTATCCGGCCAGGCCGCACGACACCGGTATCCATCTCCTCCTCGGCGCCGTCAGTGATCGGGGGCGTGGTCTCGGCAGCGCTCTGCTCAGAGCTGTCGCCGATCTCGTGCTCGACAAGCGGCCCGCCTGTGCCCGCGTCATCGCGGAACCCGACCTTCGCAACATCCCGTCCGTCACCGCCTTTCTGAGCGCAGGGTTCCGGTTCTCCGCCGAAATGGACCTGCCCGCCAAACGGGCAGCCCTCGTGATCCGAGACCGGTCCCTGCGCGATCTGATGTAG
- a CDS encoding ATP-dependent DNA helicase, with translation MTKPSLPELLHAAVTAVGGTERPGQVTMAESVADAIDDGSHLLVQAGTGTGKSLGYLVPALAHGERVVVATATLALQRQLVERDLPRTVDALHPLLRRRPEFAMLKGRSNYLCLHRLHEGVPQDEEEGLFDQFEAAAPTSKLGQDLLRLRDWSQDTETGDRDDLTPGVSDRAWAQISVSSRECLGATKCAYGAECFAEMARERAKLAEVVVTNHALLAIDAIEGAPVLPQHEVLIVDEAHELVSRVTGVATGELTPGQVNRAVRRAAKLVNEKAADQLQTAAEGFERLMELALPGRLEEIPEDLGYALMALRDAARTVISAIGATRDKSVQDEDAVRKQALASVESVHDVAERITNGSEWDVVWYERHDRFGASLRVAPMSVSGLLREKLFADRSVVLTSATLKLGGDFNGVGASLGLAPEGTEGDDLPQWKGLDVGSPFDYPRQGILYVAKHLSRPARDGDRVDMLDELTELIQCAGGRTLGLFSSMRAAQLAAEELRSRIPEFPILLQGEETLGELIKNFAADPKTCLFGTLSLWQGVDVPGPSCQLVVMDKIPFPRPDDPLMSARQKAVEEAGGNGFMAVAATHAALLMAQGAGRLVRASGDRGVVAVLDQRLATARYGSYLKASLPDFWYTTDRNQVRKSLAAIDAAAKVMEAAELAAEAEKAQAAVE, from the coding sequence ATGACGAAGCCCTCACTCCCCGAACTCCTGCATGCTGCCGTCACTGCCGTCGGCGGTACGGAGCGCCCCGGCCAGGTGACCATGGCCGAATCCGTCGCGGACGCGATCGATGACGGTTCCCACCTGCTGGTGCAGGCCGGCACCGGTACCGGAAAGTCGCTGGGCTACCTCGTGCCCGCGCTCGCGCACGGAGAGCGGGTCGTCGTCGCGACGGCGACCCTGGCCCTGCAGAGACAGCTCGTCGAGCGGGACCTACCGCGCACGGTCGACGCGCTGCACCCGCTGCTGCGCCGCCGCCCGGAGTTCGCGATGCTCAAGGGCCGGTCGAACTACCTGTGTCTGCACCGCCTCCACGAGGGCGTCCCGCAGGACGAGGAGGAGGGTCTCTTCGACCAGTTCGAGGCCGCCGCGCCCACCAGCAAGCTGGGCCAGGACCTGTTGCGGCTGCGGGACTGGTCGCAGGACACCGAGACCGGCGACCGCGACGACCTCACGCCGGGCGTCTCCGACCGTGCCTGGGCACAGATCTCCGTGTCCTCCCGCGAGTGCCTCGGAGCCACGAAGTGCGCCTACGGCGCCGAGTGCTTCGCCGAAATGGCCCGCGAGCGCGCCAAGCTCGCCGAGGTCGTCGTCACGAACCACGCGCTGCTCGCGATCGACGCCATCGAAGGCGCCCCCGTCCTTCCACAGCACGAGGTGCTGATCGTCGACGAGGCGCACGAACTGGTCTCCCGGGTCACCGGCGTCGCCACCGGCGAGCTCACCCCGGGCCAGGTCAACCGGGCGGTGCGCCGCGCCGCGAAGCTCGTCAACGAAAAGGCCGCCGACCAGCTCCAGACCGCCGCCGAGGGCTTCGAGCGGCTGATGGAGCTCGCCCTGCCCGGCCGGCTGGAGGAGATCCCGGAGGATCTCGGCTACGCGCTGATGGCCCTGCGCGACGCCGCCCGTACGGTCATCTCCGCGATCGGCGCGACGCGCGACAAGTCCGTCCAGGACGAGGACGCGGTCCGCAAACAGGCGCTGGCCTCCGTGGAGTCGGTGCACGACGTGGCCGAGCGGATCACGAACGGCTCGGAGTGGGATGTCGTCTGGTACGAGCGCCATGATCGCTTCGGCGCCTCACTGCGCGTGGCCCCCATGTCGGTGTCGGGCCTGCTGAGGGAGAAGCTGTTCGCGGACCGCTCCGTGGTCCTGACCTCGGCAACCCTGAAGCTGGGCGGCGACTTCAACGGCGTGGGAGCGTCCCTGGGGCTCGCCCCGGAGGGAACCGAAGGCGACGACCTGCCGCAGTGGAAGGGCCTCGATGTCGGTTCGCCCTTCGACTACCCCAGGCAGGGCATCCTCTACGTCGCCAAGCACCTCTCGCGTCCCGCGCGTGACGGTGACCGCGTGGACATGCTCGACGAACTGACGGAGCTCATCCAGTGTGCCGGCGGCCGCACCCTGGGGCTCTTCTCCTCCATGAGGGCGGCACAGTTGGCCGCCGAGGAACTCCGCTCCCGGATCCCGGAGTTCCCGATCCTTCTCCAGGGCGAGGAGACCCTCGGCGAGCTGATCAAGAACTTCGCGGCCGACCCGAAGACCTGTCTCTTCGGCACGCTGTCGCTCTGGCAGGGCGTCGACGTGCCCGGCCCCAGCTGCCAGCTGGTCGTCATGGACAAGATCCCGTTCCCGCGCCCAGACGACCCTTTGATGAGCGCCCGCCAGAAAGCGGTGGAGGAAGCGGGCGGGAACGGCTTCATGGCGGTCGCGGCCACTCACGCCGCCCTGCTCATGGCACAGGGCGCCGGCCGCCTCGTACGGGCCTCTGGGGACCGTGGCGTGGTCGCCGTCCTGGATCAGCGGCTGGCCACGGCGCGGTATGGAAGCTATCTGAAGGCGTCACTGCCCGACTTCTGGTACACCACGGACCGTAACCAGGTGCGGAAGTCGCTTGCGGCGATCGACGCCGCGGCCAAGGTCATGGAAGCGGCGGAGCTCGCCGCCGAGGCGGAGAAGGCGCAGGCGGCCGTCGAGTGA
- the lexA gene encoding transcriptional repressor LexA, which produces MTTTADSATITAQDRSQGRLEPVHAMNEAVNPEGHKRSLPGRPPGIRADSSGLTDRQRRVIEVIRDSVQRRGYPPSMREIGQAVGLSSTSSVAHQLMALERKGFLRRDPHRPRAYEVRGSDQGASVQPTDTAGKPAASYVPLVGRIAAGGPILAEESVEDVFPLPRQLVGDGELFVLKVVGDSMIEAAICDGDWVTVRRQPVAENGDIVAAMLEGEATVKRFKREDGHVWLLPHNSAYEPIPGDDATILGKVVAVLRRV; this is translated from the coding sequence GTGACCACGACCGCAGACAGTGCCACCATCACTGCCCAGGACCGTTCCCAGGGCCGACTCGAGCCGGTGCATGCGATGAACGAAGCCGTGAATCCCGAGGGACACAAGCGGTCCCTGCCGGGGCGACCTCCAGGCATCCGGGCGGACAGCTCGGGACTCACCGACCGGCAGCGCCGGGTGATCGAGGTCATCAGGGACTCCGTCCAGCGGCGCGGCTACCCGCCGTCCATGCGGGAAATCGGCCAGGCAGTCGGCCTGTCCAGCACGTCGTCCGTGGCACATCAGTTGATGGCACTGGAGCGCAAGGGCTTCCTGCGCCGCGACCCGCACCGTCCGCGCGCGTACGAGGTGCGCGGCTCGGACCAGGGCGCCTCGGTGCAGCCCACGGACACCGCGGGCAAGCCCGCCGCGTCGTACGTCCCGCTGGTGGGCCGGATCGCCGCCGGTGGCCCGATCCTCGCCGAGGAATCCGTCGAGGACGTGTTCCCTCTGCCCCGCCAGCTCGTCGGTGACGGTGAGCTGTTCGTCCTGAAGGTCGTCGGCGATTCGATGATCGAGGCCGCGATCTGCGACGGCGACTGGGTCACCGTGCGCCGCCAGCCCGTCGCCGAGAACGGCGACATCGTGGCTGCGATGCTCGAAGGCGAAGCCACCGTCAAGCGCTTCAAGCGCGAGGACGGCCATGTCTGGCTGCTCCCCCACAACTCCGCGTACGAGCCCATTCCCGGCGACGACGCGACCATCCTCGGCAAGGTAGTCGCGGTCCTGCGGCGCGTCTGA
- the nrdR gene encoding transcriptional regulator NrdR, with product MHCPFCRHPDSRVVDSRTTDDGTSIRRRRQCPDCSRRFTTVETCSLMVVKRSGVTEPFSRTKVINGVRKACQGRPVTEDALAQLGQRVEEAVRATGSAELTTHDVGLAILGPLQELDLVAYLRFASVYRAFDSLEDFEAAIAELREDTGPPAADDEDRGEAADGEEAVVGSQEDDRGPGGTAQVPVPARAAD from the coding sequence ATGCACTGCCCCTTCTGCAGGCACCCCGACAGCCGTGTCGTCGACAGTCGTACGACCGATGACGGCACGTCGATCCGCAGGCGCCGTCAGTGTCCGGACTGCTCCCGTCGTTTCACGACCGTGGAGACCTGCTCGCTGATGGTGGTCAAGCGGTCCGGGGTCACCGAGCCTTTCAGCCGTACCAAGGTCATCAACGGCGTGCGCAAGGCATGTCAGGGACGACCTGTCACCGAGGACGCGCTCGCCCAGCTCGGCCAACGGGTCGAGGAGGCGGTGCGGGCCACCGGAAGCGCCGAGCTGACCACCCATGACGTGGGTCTGGCCATACTCGGACCGTTGCAGGAGCTCGATCTCGTCGCGTATCTGCGATTCGCCTCCGTCTACCGGGCGTTCGACTCGCTCGAGGACTTCGAGGCCGCGATCGCGGAACTCAGGGAAGACACGGGACCGCCCGCCGCGGACGACGAGGACCGCGGAGAGGCTGCGGACGGCGAAGAGGCCGTCGTGGGGAGCCAGGAAGACGATCGCGGGCCCGGCGGGACTGCTCAAGTCCCCGTGCCCGCCCGCGCCGCCGACTGA
- a CDS encoding vitamin B12-dependent ribonucleotide reductase, translating into MTETASGPARSSRAKGTKAAANKGLRIERIHTTPGVHPYDEVAWERRDVVMTNWRDGSVNFEQRGVEFPDFWSVNAVNIVTSKYFRGAVGTPQREVSLKQLIDRIVKTYRKAGEDYKYFASPADAEIFEHELAYALLHQIFSFNSPVWFNVGTPQPQQVSACFILAVDDSMESILDWYKEEGMIFKGGSGAGLNLSRIRSSKELLSSGGNASGPVSFMRGADASAGTIKSGGATRRAAKMVILDVDHPDIEDFIETKVKEEEKIRALRDAGFDMDLGGDDITSVQYQNANNSVRVNDTFMKAVETGGKFGLTSRMTGEVIEEVDAKALFRKMAEAAWACADPGIQYDDTINNWHTCPESGRINGSNPCSEYMHLDNTSCNLASLNLMKFLKDDGKGNQSFEVERFAKVVELVITAMDISICFADFPTQKIGENTRAFRQLGIGYANLGALLMATGHAYDSDGGRALAGSITSLMTGTSYRRSAELAAVVGPYDGYARNAQPHLRVMKQHSDENGKAVRMDDLDTPIWAAATEAWQDVLRLGEKNGFRNAQASVIAPTGTIGLAMSCDTTGLEPDLALVKFKKLVGGGSMQIVNGTVPQALRRLGYQEEQIEAIVAHIAENGNVIDAPGLKHEHYEVFDCAMGERSISAMGHVRMMAAIQPWISGALSKTVNLPETATVEDVEEVYFEAWKMGVKALAIYRDNCKVGQPLSAKTKEKEKTEVTEKAEATIRETVEKVIEYRPVRKRLPKGRPGITTSFTVGGAEGYMTANSYPDDGLGEVFLKMSKQGSTLAGMMDAFSIAVSVGLQYGVPLETYVSKFTNMRFEPAGMTDDPDVRMAQSIVDYIFRRLALDFLPFETRSALGIHSAEERQRHLETGSYEPTEEEVDVEGLAQSAPRTQELKAVATPRAEVEAAKPAPQQAHTSAELVEMQLGIQADAPLCFSCGTKMQRAGSCYICEGCGSTSGCS; encoded by the coding sequence ATGACAGAGACGGCGAGCGGTCCGGCACGGAGTTCCCGCGCCAAGGGCACCAAGGCGGCTGCGAACAAGGGCCTGCGCATCGAGCGCATCCACACCACCCCCGGCGTGCACCCGTACGACGAGGTGGCCTGGGAGCGCCGTGACGTCGTCATGACCAACTGGCGCGACGGCTCGGTCAACTTCGAGCAGCGTGGCGTCGAGTTCCCCGACTTCTGGTCGGTGAACGCGGTCAACATCGTCACCAGCAAGTACTTCCGCGGTGCCGTCGGCACCCCCCAGCGCGAGGTGAGCCTCAAGCAGCTCATCGACCGCATCGTGAAGACCTACCGGAAGGCCGGCGAGGACTACAAGTACTTCGCCTCGCCCGCCGACGCGGAGATCTTCGAGCACGAGCTGGCGTACGCGCTCCTGCACCAGATCTTCAGCTTCAACAGCCCGGTGTGGTTCAACGTCGGCACGCCCCAGCCGCAGCAGGTCTCGGCCTGCTTCATCCTGGCCGTCGACGACTCCATGGAGTCGATCCTCGACTGGTACAAGGAAGAGGGCATGATCTTCAAGGGCGGCTCCGGCGCCGGCCTGAACCTCTCCCGCATCCGCTCCTCCAAGGAGCTGCTGTCCTCGGGCGGCAACGCCTCGGGTCCCGTCTCCTTCATGCGCGGTGCCGACGCCTCCGCAGGAACGATCAAGTCGGGTGGCGCCACGCGTCGCGCCGCCAAGATGGTCATCCTCGACGTCGACCACCCCGACATCGAGGACTTCATCGAGACCAAGGTGAAGGAGGAGGAGAAGATCCGCGCCCTGCGTGACGCGGGCTTCGACATGGACCTGGGCGGCGACGACATCACGTCGGTCCAGTACCAGAACGCCAACAACTCGGTCCGTGTGAACGACACCTTCATGAAGGCCGTCGAGACGGGCGGCAAGTTCGGCCTGACGTCCCGTATGACCGGCGAGGTCATCGAAGAGGTCGACGCCAAGGCGCTGTTCCGCAAGATGGCAGAGGCCGCGTGGGCCTGTGCCGACCCGGGCATCCAGTACGACGACACCATCAACAACTGGCACACGTGCCCGGAGTCCGGCCGTATCAACGGCTCGAACCCGTGCAGCGAGTACATGCACCTGGACAACACGTCCTGCAACCTCGCCTCGCTGAACCTCATGAAGTTCCTCAAGGACGACGGCAAGGGCAACCAGTCCTTCGAGGTCGAGCGCTTCGCCAAGGTCGTCGAGCTCGTCATCACCGCGATGGACATCTCCATCTGCTTCGCCGACTTCCCGACGCAGAAGATCGGCGAGAACACGCGCGCGTTCCGCCAGCTCGGCATCGGCTACGCCAACCTCGGCGCCCTGCTGATGGCGACCGGCCACGCGTACGACTCCGACGGCGGTCGCGCCCTCGCCGGGTCCATCACCTCTCTGATGACCGGTACCTCGTACAGGCGTTCCGCCGAACTCGCCGCGGTCGTCGGCCCGTACGACGGCTACGCCCGCAACGCCCAGCCGCACCTGCGGGTCATGAAGCAGCACTCCGACGAGAACGGCAAGGCCGTCCGCATGGACGACCTCGACACGCCGATCTGGGCCGCCGCCACGGAGGCCTGGCAGGACGTGCTGCGCCTTGGCGAGAAGAACGGTTTCCGTAACGCCCAGGCATCCGTCATCGCCCCGACCGGCACCATCGGTCTGGCGATGTCCTGCGACACCACCGGCCTTGAGCCCGACCTCGCGCTGGTCAAGTTCAAGAAGCTGGTCGGCGGCGGCTCGATGCAGATCGTCAACGGCACCGTCCCGCAGGCCCTGCGCCGCCTGGGCTACCAGGAGGAGCAGATCGAGGCGATCGTCGCCCACATCGCCGAGAACGGCAATGTGATCGACGCCCCCGGCCTCAAGCACGAGCACTACGAGGTGTTCGACTGCGCCATGGGCGAGCGCTCCATCTCCGCGATGGGCCACGTCCGCATGATGGCCGCGATCCAGCCGTGGATCTCCGGTGCGCTCTCCAAGACGGTCAACCTGCCGGAGACGGCGACCGTCGAGGACGTCGAAGAGGTCTACTTCGAGGCGTGGAAGATGGGCGTGAAGGCGCTCGCCATCTACCGCGACAACTGCAAGGTCGGCCAGCCCCTCTCCGCGAAGACCAAGGAGAAGGAGAAGACCGAGGTCACGGAGAAGGCCGAGGCGACCATCCGCGAGACGGTCGAGAAGGTCATCGAGTACCGCCCGGTCCGCAAGCGCCTCCCGAAGGGCCGTCCCGGCATCACGACGTCCTTCACGGTCGGCGGCGCCGAGGGCTACATGACCGCCAACTCCTACCCGGACGACGGTCTCGGCGAGGTCTTCCTGAAGATGTCCAAGCAGGGCTCCACCCTCGCGGGCATGATGGACGCCTTCTCCATCGCGGTCTCCGTCGGTCTCCAGTACGGCGTGCCGCTGGAGACGTACGTCTCGAAGTTCACCAACATGCGCTTCGAGCCGGCCGGTATGACGGACGACCCGGACGTGCGGATGGCGCAGTCGATCGTCGACTACATCTTCCGCCGCCTGGCGCTCGACTTCCTGCCCTTCGAGACGCGTTCCGCGCTCGGCATCCACTCCGCCGAGGAGCGTCAGCGCCACCTCGAGACCGGCTCCTACGAGCCGACCGAGGAGGAGGTCGACGTCGAGGGGCTGGCCCAGTCGGCGCCGCGCACCCAGGAGCTGAAGGCCGTCGCCACGCCGCGTGCCGAGGTCGAGGCGGCCAAGCCCGCCCCGCAGCAGGCCCACACCAGCGCCGAGCTGGTGGAGATGCAGCTGGGCATCCAGGCCGACGCTCCGCTGTGCTTCTCCTGCGGCACGAAGATGCAGCGGGCCGGTTCCTGCTACATCTGCGAGGGCTGTGGCTCGACCAGCGGTTGCAGCTGA
- a CDS encoding DUF6215 domain-containing protein, which produces MSEQQMVDATKSVERPEKGVNEWGQALSALVVVGGLAALLLSGTFQQKSSDPEAAACEASDDARPSKPVSGVQLCTALNRAELPTLLGTPTEYVMNASGNESMSNWADGTKTVTPEAEIQLATYSVKLSTSDEDIPVAEMAGFLGSRVENRSIGGHPAVLYSDRTIALNFNLGGGKVDTGPGGIARSLLVAKDAKDGGGFYEVSIWRQDDVVPDDLALLRVAEAVLPTVPGWTAG; this is translated from the coding sequence ATGAGCGAGCAGCAGATGGTCGACGCCACGAAGAGCGTCGAGAGACCTGAGAAGGGCGTGAACGAGTGGGGGCAGGCACTCTCGGCCCTGGTGGTGGTCGGGGGCCTCGCGGCTCTTTTGTTGTCAGGGACCTTTCAGCAGAAGTCCAGTGACCCCGAAGCGGCGGCCTGTGAGGCATCGGACGACGCCAGGCCGTCGAAGCCGGTCTCCGGCGTGCAGTTGTGCACGGCGCTCAATCGTGCGGAACTGCCCACGCTGCTCGGTACACCGACCGAGTACGTGATGAACGCCAGCGGCAACGAGAGCATGAGCAACTGGGCCGACGGCACCAAGACCGTCACGCCCGAGGCGGAGATCCAGCTGGCCACGTACTCCGTGAAGCTCTCGACGTCCGACGAGGACATCCCGGTGGCCGAGATGGCCGGCTTCCTGGGGAGCCGGGTGGAGAACAGGTCCATAGGCGGGCACCCGGCGGTCCTCTACTCGGACCGGACCATCGCCCTCAACTTCAACCTCGGTGGCGGCAAGGTCGACACCGGTCCCGGCGGTATCGCCCGCAGCCTGCTGGTCGCCAAGGACGCCAAGGACGGCGGCGGCTTCTACGAGGTCTCCATATGGCGTCAGGACGACGTCGTACCCGATGACCTCGCGTTGCTCCGCGTCGCCGAGGCGGTGCTGCCGACGGTCCCGGGCTGGACCGCCGGCTGA
- a CDS encoding TerD family protein, which yields MSGINKGIRKVEVSLKWDPSPAGQPPTDLDIVAATYVAGDPYGDPAYVVHFDSRSPDGTIYLNRDSKDGKGFGWDEVMTLELDRLDARYTRVVVGAVIQQRSAPRTFVGVINPALRIREGYTVLAEDDFGGVLGATAARVAEFVRQESGTWDFHPGINGYEDDPATFTRSMGRA from the coding sequence GTGAGCGGCATCAACAAGGGGATCCGCAAGGTCGAAGTCTCGCTCAAGTGGGATCCGAGTCCGGCGGGGCAGCCGCCCACCGACCTGGACATCGTTGCCGCGACCTACGTGGCGGGCGATCCGTACGGCGATCCCGCCTACGTGGTGCACTTCGACAGCCGCTCCCCCGACGGCACCATCTATCTGAACCGGGACAGCAAGGACGGCAAGGGCTTCGGCTGGGACGAGGTCATGACCCTCGAACTCGACCGTCTGGACGCCCGGTACACGCGCGTGGTCGTCGGCGCCGTGATCCAGCAGCGCTCCGCACCCCGCACCTTCGTCGGTGTGATCAACCCGGCGTTGCGGATCCGCGAGGGTTACACGGTTCTGGCCGAGGACGACTTCGGCGGCGTCCTCGGCGCCACGGCGGCGCGGGTCGCGGAGTTCGTGCGTCAGGAGTCCGGCACCTGGGACTTCCACCCCGGGATCAACGGCTACGAGGACGACCCCGCGACCTTCACCCGGAGCATGGGCCGGGCGTAG